In Melospiza melodia melodia isolate bMelMel2 chromosome W, bMelMel2.pri, whole genome shotgun sequence, a single genomic region encodes these proteins:
- the TXNL1 gene encoding thioredoxin-like protein 1 isoform X1, translating to MAGVKVIANDTEFQPELSAAGSRLAVVKFTMRGCGPCLRIAPAFNALSNKYPQATFLEVDVHQCQGTAATNNISATPTFLFFRNKVRIDQYQGADAVGLEDKIKQHLENDPGNSEDTDIPKGYMDLLPFINKAGCECLNESDEHGFENCLRKDSSYLESDCDEQLLITVAFSQPVKLYSMKLQGPDNGQGPKSIKIFINLPRSMDFEEAERSEPTQALQLGPEDIREDGIVQLRYVKFQNVNSVTLFVQSNHGDEETTRITYFTFIGTPVQATNMNDFKRVVGKKGESH from the exons ATGGCGGGCGTGAAGGTGATCGCCAACGACACCGAGTTCCAGCCCGAGCTGAGCGCCGCCGGCTCCCGCCTGGCCGTGGTGAAGTTCACCATGAGGGG GTGCGGCCCTTGCCTGCGGATCGCACCCGCCTTCAACGCCCTGAGCAACAAATACCCGCAGGCGACGTTCCTGGAGGTGGACGTGCACCAGTGCCAG ggcacggctgccaccaaCAACATCTCAGCAACGCCCACGTTCCTGTTCTTCCGGAACAAGGTGCGCATCGACCAGTACCAGGGAGCAGATGCCGTGGGCCTGGAGGACAAAATCAAACAGCACCTGGAGAACGATCCTGGCAACAGCGAGGACACTGACATCCCCAAAGGATAT ATGGATCTGCTGCCCTTCATCAACAAGGCTGGCTGCGAGTGCCTCAACGAGAGCGACGAGCACGGCTTCGAGAACTGCCTGCGCAAGGACTCGTCCTACCTGGAGTCCGACTGCGACGAGCAG CTGCTCATCACTGTAGCTTTTAGTCAGCCTGTCAAGCTTTACTCTATGAAACTGCAGGGGCCAGACAATG ggcAGGGCCCCAAGTCCATCAAGATTTTCATCAACCTGCCGCGCTCCATGGACTTTGAGGAGGCCGAGCGCAGCGAGCCCACGCAGGCGCTGCAGCTGGGCCCCGAGGACATCCGGGAGGATGGCATCGTGCAGCTGCGCTACGTCAAGTTCCAGAATGTCAACAGTGTCACT TTGTTTGTGCAGTCCAATCATGGTGACGAAGAGACGACGAGAATCACATATTTCACATTTATTGGCACTCCAGTGCAGGCCACCAACATGAACGACTTCAAACGA GTAGTGGgcaagaagggagagagccactaG
- the TXNL1 gene encoding thioredoxin-like protein 1 isoform X2: MAGVKVIANDTEFQPELSAAGSRLAVVKFTMRGCGPCLRIAPAFNALSNKYPQATFLEVDVHQCQGTAATNNISATPTFLFFRNKVRIDQYQGADAVGLEDKIKQHLENDPGNSEDTDIPKGYMDLLPFINKAGCECLNESDEHGFENCLRKDSSYLESDCDEQLLITVAFSQPVKLYSMKLQGPDNGQGPRSIPGTVIPIACVCPGPQIHPWHCNSHCLCVSRAPNPSLAL, from the exons ATGGCGGGCGTGAAGGTGATCGCCAACGACACCGAGTTCCAGCCCGAGCTGAGCGCCGCCGGCTCCCGCCTGGCCGTGGTGAAGTTCACCATGAGGGG GTGCGGCCCTTGCCTGCGGATCGCACCCGCCTTCAACGCCCTGAGCAACAAATACCCGCAGGCGACGTTCCTGGAGGTGGACGTGCACCAGTGCCAG ggcacggctgccaccaaCAACATCTCAGCAACGCCCACGTTCCTGTTCTTCCGGAACAAGGTGCGCATCGACCAGTACCAGGGAGCAGATGCCGTGGGCCTGGAGGACAAAATCAAACAGCACCTGGAGAACGATCCTGGCAACAGCGAGGACACTGACATCCCCAAAGGATAT ATGGATCTGCTGCCCTTCATCAACAAGGCTGGCTGCGAGTGCCTCAACGAGAGCGACGAGCACGGCTTCGAGAACTGCCTGCGCAAGGACTCGTCCTACCTGGAGTCCGACTGCGACGAGCAG CTGCTCATCACTGTAGCTTTTAGTCAGCCTGTCAAGCTTTACTCTATGAAACTGCAGGGGCCAGACAATG GGCAGGGCCCCAGGTCCATCCCTGGCACTGTAATTCCCATAGCCTGTGTGTGTCCAgggccccaaatccatccctggcACTGTAATTCCCATTGCCTGTGTGTGTCCAgggccccaaatccatccctggcACTGTAA